A single genomic interval of Spinacia oleracea cultivar Varoflay chromosome 6, BTI_SOV_V1, whole genome shotgun sequence harbors:
- the LOC130463924 gene encoding uncharacterized protein: MDVDDLGADRFFLDVPESSVVPSNLEIDGDLDLEVDIGNTATDYLFAQGDDPFLPRSTPGKGKGLTVIKDLAPLGSAQMNSNVNLSSSPKSQQSVDGPNSLEVASKALGVRPSPVNVSNHVSKTVHTHAMSVSSFRPGPNSSTIFNNAVKLIGAEYLRLLQSTPFLEVTQRYEEASMVYKGIQQLRGDPSLLKRKVDSYVWSVKSYLALEEAAAKRQRSDQVEREIHAQAEVIRQVESDFAEARERQKQLEEQDVAITKKINSLEVELKEAREIKSYLVGDLATSGTSLASLEDQVKVAKQSLDELESTPFVSAEEISQLEEQKTHLQELQSMIKPYEWME, from the exons ATGGACGTCGACGACTTGGGCGCTGATAGGTTTTTCTTGGACGTTCCCGAATCATCCGTTGTACCATccaaccttgaaata GACGGTGATCTCGACTTGGAAGTTGATATAGGGAATACTGCGACTGACTATCTGTTTGCACAGGGTGACGACCCGTTTCTCCCTAGATCAACTCCTGGAAAAGGGAAAGGGTTGACTGTCATAAAGGACTTGGCTCCCCTAGGCTCGGCGCAGATGAATTCGAATGTCAACTTATCATCTTCCCCCAAAAGTCAACAATCAGTCGACGGCCCTAACTCTCTTGAAGTTGCTTCTAAGGCTTTGGGCGTTCGACCTTCTCCCGTGAATGTCTCTAATCATGTATCGAAGACTGTTCATACCCATGCCATGTCTGTTAGTTCTTTTCGTCCGGGTCCAAATTCTTCTACTATCTTCAATAATGCAGTAAAACTGATAGGTGCAGAATATTTACGCCTATTGCAGAGCACACCCTTTCTCGAGGTTACCCAAAGATATGAAGAAGCTTCCATGGTGTATAAGGGAATCCAACAACTTAGAGGTGATCCAAGTTTGTTGAAACGCAAGGTAGACTCCTATGTTTGGTCTGTCAAGTCTTATCTTGCGTTGGAAGAGGCTGCAGCGAAGCGACAGAGATCTGACCAGGTGGAGCGTGAGATACACGCCCAAGCTGAGGTGATTAGACAAGTCGAGTCTGACTTTGCCGAGGCACGGGAAAGGCAGAAACAGCTGGAGGAACAGGATGTCGCGATCACGAAGAAGATAAACAGTCTTGAAGTTGAATTGAAGGAAGCTCGTGAGATCAAGAGTTACTTGGTAGGTGACTTGGCGACTAGTGGTACATCTTTGGCATCTCTTGAGGATCAAGTAAAGGTTGCGAAGCAAAGTCTTGACGAATTGGAATCAACGCCTTTTGTGAGTGCTGAAGAGATCTCTCAACTCGAAGAACAGAAGACGCACCTACAAGAGCTTCAATCCATGATTAAGCCCTATGAGTGGATGGAGTGA